Part of the Candidatus Eisenbacteria bacterium genome, GACGAGGTGAAGCGGATCGGGAAGGACAACGTGCTCGAGATGCTCGGCATCGAGCTGGGCCCGGTTCGGCTCAAGTGCGCCCTGCTTGCGCTCAAGACGCTGAAAATGGGAGTCTATGGGGTCCGGGGCTGGCCCGGCGAAGACGGGGAGGGCGGATGAGCGAGGTCACGGCCCGGTACGTGCGGGTCGGGAAGGTTTCCGAGGTGCCGCAGGGCGGCGCGGAGACCTTCGACGTCGAGGAGCGCAAGATCGCCGTCTACCGGCTGGAGGACGGCTTCTACGCGATCGACGACATCTGCACGCACGACGGGGGCCCCCTCGCGCAGGGGGACGTGGAAGGGGACCAGGTGATCTGTCCCCGGCACGGCGCCCGATTCTCGATCAAGACCGGGGCTGCTCTGACCTTCCCCGCGATCACGCCCGTGGACACGTATCCGGTGCGGGTCGAAGGGGAGGATCTGCTCGTCGGCCTTCCGGACTGAGGAACCCATCATGGCAACCGAAGCCG contains:
- a CDS encoding non-heme iron oxygenase ferredoxin subunit, with translation MSEVTARYVRVGKVSEVPQGGAETFDVEERKIAVYRLEDGFYAIDDICTHDGGPLAQGDVEGDQVICPRHGARFSIKTGAALTFPAITPVDTYPVRVEGEDLLVGLPD